The following nucleotide sequence is from Triticum dicoccoides isolate Atlit2015 ecotype Zavitan chromosome 7B, WEW_v2.0, whole genome shotgun sequence.
CCAAGTTGGTGGACTCGCTCCCCATCTGGTCGATGGGGGCGTATCCATCTTACAATATGCCGACGACGCTATTATTTTTGTGGAGCATGATCTTGCAAAGGCTCGAAATATGAAACTGGTGTTGTGTCTCTTTGAACAACTGTCGGGActaaaaattaattttcataagagcgaaTTGTTCTGCTCTGGTGGGGCCAAAGAGGAATAAGATGCATATAGACACttgttcggatgtgaattgggATCTCTGCCCTTCAGCTATCTGGGCATCCCGATTCATCATCGTAAAATTACCAACAAAGAATGGAAATTCATCGAAGAtcgatttgaaaaaaaaataagttgctggaagggcaagcttatgtcttaTGGAGGTCGGTCGGTGCTCATTAATTCAGTACTAACTGGTaactagtatgccgatgttcctgTTATCGTTCTTCGAGTACCTAAAGGGGTACGGAAGAGACTAGATTTCTATCGATCTCGATTTTTTTGGCAGTCAGATGATGTTAAGACAAAATATCGTCTGGCAAGATGCGATATCATTTGCCGATCCAAGGACCAGGGGGGTCTCAGAATTAAGAACCTGGAGATTAAAAATAAATGCCTGCTGAGTAAATGGCTATATAGGTTATCAGTAGAGACTGATGGTATGTGGGCGCAGATATTACGAAACAAGTATTTACAATCTAATCTCTGACCGAACTTACCGCACGACCTAATGATTCGCCATTCTGGAAGGGGCTTACGAGAATGAAAGATATGTTCTTTATAGGGCCAAATTCTTTGTTGACAATGGGATGACAACAAGGTTTTGGAAGGATACGTGATTGGGGGAGACGCCTCTAGCTCTACAGTACCCCACCTTATATAATATTATACAACGTAAGGAGTATTACGTGGCTACAGTATTACATGTGGTGCCCTTAAATATACAGTTTAGGAGATCATTAGTTGGGGAGCGTTGGAATTCCTAGCTACACTTGGTGCGGAGGTTGATAGAGATTAAATTATCCGACCAACCTTACTCCTTTATCTGGAAGCGGAGTGTTCACAGTCAAATCTATGTATACGGATCTAATTAATTCTGGCTCTCGAGATCGATACATATTTGAAAAATTAAGGTTCCCTTGTGTATcaaaattttcatgtggtttgtccacaagcaagtgatCCTTATCAAAGATAATTTACTAAAGCGACTATGGGTAGGTAGTCCgcgatgttgtttttgtgatcatgacgAAACAATACAACACCTATTCATAGATTGCCCTCTCACGAAATTACTTTAGTGAACGATCTATATACCCTTTAACATTACCCCTCCAGCTAGCATTGAAGCATGTTATTTGAGACGTGGCTAGCTGGAGTAGATCTTTTTACTAcggctcgtattcggattggaatatgtgcgcttatttgggctatatggaactgcaggaacGATACGATCTTTAACAGACAAAATATTTTAACtttcttgcaggttatcttcagagctacggTATGGAttcgtacgtggtccttactcactcctacggaCTTCAGGTAGCCTTTGGTTACTAAGTGCAACCAGTGAGAGATGATAGCAtgggctatattcaaccggtttggatgacggtctcATAATGAGATATGCGTCTCGTGATCTTGTCCTATTATCCCGCCGGTTGTGGCAATGAGTTTTAATTTTTCTTTTAGCTCCGTTTGCGAGTTGTAATGAATCTAAGACAATGTTTTCATTCAAACCTTTTAATAATATGACCGCATGCATCTTTCGGATGTAGAGGCCGGGGTGAGCCTCCTTTCCCAAAGAAAAGCTGGAGGTGAAGCACTGTGGTCGTCCTCCCCGCCAACGGCTGCCTGAGCGGCAGGAAGAGGCGAGGTGAATCCGTGGGCTCGGTGATAGTAGCCGGCAATAGTCACGAGTGGGAAAAAAAACCGAAAGGGGGCAAACTCAGGTTAAAAACAAGAAACTGCGACCTACAATTCTCCGATCATGTTTTTCCACAGAAGTTCTTTACATTCTGCTGGCAGCAAATCCAATCCCCGCAAACGAGTCACGAGACAAAGCGTACCCTCTACAGCCTACGCTACGCATGAACGAATTGATGGACGCCATCTGATCAGATCCTCCCGATGGGGATGATGCACTCGGTGGGGAACGCGTGGGGGTACCGCTTCCGGTCGGCGCAGTAGTCGTAGGTCATGTAGTTCATGCGCACCCAGTTGAGCGTCATCCAGCTCCACCAGTCCAGCCGCTGCGCCATCCACGACGACGCCGACGATGGCAGGTGGTCGCCGCCGCACCGCGTGGGCGACGCCCCGCCTTGCCAGATGCAGGCGCTGGTCGCGTCGAACCGCCGGTACGCGGCCACGAACGGCGCCTCCGACCAGTCCGTCTTGACGCGGCCGCCCTGCGTCGCCCACTCCTCGGCGTTCCAGATGCTCGCGAAGACGTGCACCGGCTGCCGCGTCGGGAACGGCACCCCGTTCGCCTCGTTGTTCTTGAACACCCTGATCGGCGTCCCGTCGATGTACAGGCTGCAACGAACCACAATCAATCAATGAGATCATGTCAGGAACTCGGGATGGAGAGATGGATCATTGACGACGATGGTGCTGTGGAGAAGAGATCTGTACATGATGTTGAGTGGGTTCCAGAGGATGGAGTAGGTGTGAAAGTCGGCGGTGGGGTCGAACCAGAGGACGAACTGCTGCTCCCGCTCGCCCTTGCCGTCGCTGAAGATGTTGGTGTGCAGGATGTAGGGCTCGCCGCTCACGTTGCCCAGGAACTCGAAGTCCACCTCGTCGTGCCGCGCGCCACCCGTGCAGATCTGCACAGTTGATCTTCTTTCTTAGTTATACAAAATGGAACGCGGACAAGATTTAAACGTGGACGCCATCAGTGGCGTAGCCAGACCAGTGTGCCAGGGTGGTCCAATAGTAGAAATATATACATAAATATATTTATTTTACAAGAAATAATTTTTTTACTACACTATATACAAGCTATGAAAAAATTCCagtgtggtccatggaccaccctgttCACCCCCTAGCTACGCCACTGGACGCCATGACTACATATGTTCAAAGGGGCAGAATAACTCCAGATTCTGTCGCCTGAAGAACACAGAGTTCAGATTATATCTCCTCAAGAATACAGTATTCAGATGGCGTTTAGCCGGCCTTAATGGAATCCACGTCTAAGAAAAACCTGGCTAGTTCACCATGATTAGATATGCTCGAGAAAATTATTGTTTTTCCCTCCTCAAAACGGCAGAATAATTTCAGATTCTGTCTCCTGAATAATGCAGAATCCAGACTCTATCACCTGAA
It contains:
- the LOC119341835 gene encoding probable xyloglucan endotransglucosylase/hydrolase protein 23: MLVPSPHPLALGESNHDGAHKLGVSPRRPTPLAFSRHLAVDRHPISKTTREMLRGSLWWLLAVAVALAATRAAAAVKTGGQSLHRDFDAVWGKRNARFFDDGRVVELALDRETGSRLESKDRYLFGRFDLDIRLVAGESAGTITSFYICTGGARHDEVDFEFLGNVSGEPYILHTNIFSDGKGEREQQFVLWFDPTADFHTYSILWNPLNIILYIDGTPIRVFKNNEANGVPFPTRQPVHVFASIWNAEEWATQGGRVKTDWSEAPFVAAYRRFDATSACIWQGGASPTRCGGDHLPSSASSWMAQRLDWWSWMTLNWVRMNYMTYDYCADRKRYPHAFPTECIIPIGRI